From Vitis vinifera cultivar Pinot Noir 40024 chromosome 14, ASM3070453v1, a single genomic window includes:
- the LOC100244552 gene encoding putative germin-like protein 2-1 produces the protein MKKMVINTLACIALLAMSFFLASASDPSPLQDFCVAVNDTKTTVFVNGKVCKDPKVATANDFFFSGLRVPGNTSNKLGSMVTPANVAQIPGLNTLGISLARVDYAPYGLNPPHTHPRATEILTVLEGTLYVGFVTSNPDNRLISKVLYKGDVFVFPEGLIHFQLNVGKTKAVAIAALSSQNPGVITIANAVFGSKPAISADVLTKAFQVDKKVVDYLQSQF, from the exons ATGAAGAAGATGGTCATTAACACCCTCGCATGCATTGCACTCTTGGCTATGTCATTTTTCCTTGCCTCTGCCTCCGATCCTAGTCCTCTTCAGGACTTTTGTGTGGCTGTTAATGACACAAAGACCACTG TGTTTGTTAATGGGAAAGTCTGCAAGGATCCAAAGGTTGCGACAGCAAATGATTTCTTCTTTTCAGGGCTTCGGGTTCCTGGAAATACCTCAAACAAACTTGGGTCAATGGTCACACCGGCAAATGTGGCTCAGATACCCGGACTCAACACCCTTGGCATTTCACTAGCTCGCGTTGATTATGCCCCATATGGTCTCAATCCTCCCCACACCCACCCCCGTGCCACAGAGATACTGACCGTCCTGGAGGGAACACTTTATGTAGGCTTCGTGACCTCTAATCCTGACAACCGCCTCATCTCCAAGGTCCTTTACAAAGGAGACGTTTTCGTCTTCCCAGAGGGTCTCATTCACTTCCAGCTCAATGTGGGAAAAACAAAAGCAGTCGCCATTGCTGCATTGAGTAGCCAGAACCCTGGCGTGATCACCATTGCCAATGCGGTATTTGGCTCAAAGCCAGCAATTTCAGCTGATGTTCTTACAAAGGCCTTCCAAGTGGACAAGAAGGTGGTTGACTATCTTCAATCTCAGTTCTAG